TCTTttttgtggactctattttcgtgcaagcccattgaaaATCAAGACCTGAAGAACGgctatttaaggaggcttaaccctagttgtTAAGTGTGTgttgggcacccaaggattgggtttttagggttgtgttttgtgagtccttattatgttatttgtacaccactctactgcctccattgaaaATCATATggcatagagttggtttgttttagttgaggtgtaatctcttcaaacatgTGTTGATTGTTGTTACTAATCACTGTggtagtgattgagagaaagtgagagaggctctcatacttaggtcgatATACTTAGTAGAAAAAcattgggtagattaggaaaagaACTATGAGCTGAGATGTTCATGAGTGTTTGTAGTTCCTAAATCTtaagatagtggatttcctttctttgggcgaagccctccagatgtaggtgatgttgcaccgaactagGTTAACAATCCTTATGTGTTGTTTACTTATGCTTTTAAGTTATTGCTGTTACTGTTAGTCGATTGTCGAACCttttgtcccagcatcgcgtaggacatctgtcctgtgcgtgAACTAGAATTTCACACAAGAGTCTCTTCTAGAAAGAGTGATGGTAGATACAATTAAGTTCATGAATCATAAAGTATTTTGTATAAGATTTGACTATAAGGTTATACTTTATGTTCAGTTACATGAAGGAATTAGTTagagatttgactcttaagaGAAACTTCTCTTCGTGTTGAAGCAGACGATATTGATGATCATTTCTGAGTGATGAGCTCTGAGACTTCTTTTACGCTTAGCATTGAAGCTCAATCTTGGTGAGCATAAGCGCTAATTTTGCAAGCCTTTTGTTCTTCACTTTATACTCCTGAATTTGTTATGAGAGAAAGATAGCCGTTGGAGCGTGTTCTTTACAGAGCTTCTAGCCGTTGGATCAAACGGTACAATGTACTTGATTCAGATGCGTTGCTGGCATAATACTGTTTGATTGAGACCCTTTGCCAAAATGACGTATTATGTCAGCTTGTAGGTAGCATAGGTCTAAGCTTCTATCCTTTGGTGTATAGATATAGAAATGTGATAATGACACCCTTGTACTTTATCAGAGCATGTGATCTTCACTTTGCAATACTTCTCCAAGAAGCTATTCTAAGCTATTTTCCAATTTGTCTTCAACGGTCATTAATCATACTTTGCAGCTTCATCTTTTGATAAACTTTGTTTCACTCAGACGATATGCTTTGATTGCTTTTCTGCTTCTGCCTTCTTTCCTTTCTTCATACAATCTTTCATCATcgttcttcaagtcttcagacgATGTCCCTTGCTTCATTCATTCTGCTTTCTTTCAGATGATCTATCTAATTAGCttgttcttctttcttttcttacgACATTGCAGTCTTCATTTCCTGATAGACGTTGTTCCTTTCAGAATTTCTACTTCCATCGTTCTTCTAACGTTTAGAGGATGTTTCTTGCCTTAACCTTTTTCTCTCCGAAGATTTATCAATTCAGCACATGCTTCTTTCCTTTCTTCTGTTGGTCATTCAAGGTTGAGACTTTAATCTTTGACAAATTCACTTGTACTTCTCCTTAAGAAATGAATTGTCTTGTGTCGCCTGAATAAGGTAGATGCTTGTAGGCGTAGACAATAAGCTTTGCTCCATTTATTCATTTCTTGCTAGAGGGAGAAAGAGGAACTTTGAAAGTGACATTGTTGTACTTGTTTCGTTGATCAATGTGTTTTGTAAAGTATCACGTGATTCCTTAGCATTTGAATTTCTCCTCAAGAATGTCAgagatatttccatttgaatatgACACTCTTTTCTCTAGACGTTCTTTCTTAGATCAACCTTGAGATGGACGTGGAATGTAGATGTTGAATGCAGTCTTCTCAGAAGGTCTGATAGTTTCGCTTGATATTGCATGAGTTGAATTGAAGCTTTAACTTCTTCTGTGGATGATCTTGGAGCTCTTACTCTACTTGCTCTTtgatctttcttttcttcttttagtCAGACGATCTGGCGGGGTTGACATTCCTTATGAGTTGTCGCGGATAGATTGAATaagaaaatgtatgaaaaagataaaAGATACGCACGCAAAGATTTATTCTGATTTGCCCTAAATTAGGCTACTTCCAGTCCTTTACCTTTTTAGAGGATGGAAACTTGTTTGAACTGCTAGACAATATACATGCTTCTTGCTTGAATAGTCTCATAAATACTAGAAGATTTGACCACTTGCAACTGTGGATTGGAAGCTTGTACAATATAATTCATGATAGTTGGTTGTACAAGTTTTGTAGATAATACCTTTAGATTTGCAGAGGATGATGAATGTAGCTTTGACATTCTACACATCTTTGTGAAGACTTTTTATCTCAGTTTTACTAGTACCTAAAGTGTTAAAACATCATGCCTTTACCTTTTATAACTTGGTGTTTGCTATAATCAAAACTCAAGAAATGGATTGTGAGAGCTGAATATTTGAACTTAACAGCTTGTACTAAAGATAAAATATACATGTTTTCCTCTGCTCTCTTCCCAAGTCCCCACTTATGAGGAGATTACAATTTTGGTGTGGGCATCTATTGTGATGTCAAATGTGAGTAAAATGTCTCACTTTAATGGATAATGAAGTGTTAAACAGTTTataagtgagatgactcatATATTAAATGTTATAAAGTTTTgagtataaaatataatatctaATTCACTTGTAACTTGTTCTTCAACCCATTGTAATGATCCCGATAGCTTTATCCAATCCTTTGGCCCAACACTATCtaatattttctttcctttactCTACTCAACAACCAAACAAGAGAAAATATCTTGTTTCCTGTTTTCTTTCTTCATTCATTCTTTCATCTCTCCCTCCCTCCCACCATATAATTCATAAATAACAAAAACACATAATCTCTCACTTGTAGGATAACCTTTTATTACATACACtctattaataaatattaaaatgccAAAATATTAAACATGATTGCTTTTTTTAAGAGAGATATCCCATCAACCCCAAACAAGTTAAATATATTCAATTAAGATGCATAATAATTTTCTACTACTTAAATATcaaaaaatatgatgaataaagggTAAAATAGTAATATTTAATAGcttttgaaattctggttcgtgcacaggacagatgtcgaacgcgatgttgggacaatcagttcgacaattgcacaacagtacaGAAATTGAGCCACAATGTTTAATACAGTAGAAACAGCACAGTAGCAACAATATAACAATAAAGAACACagaggattggtaacccagttcggtgcaacatcacctacatctggagggcttccacccaagagaaagataatccactattatagagaatcaagtacaaaaAGGTCTTAACAGAACTGCCCTAGTTCCCAGCCTTTCTACCTATTCCTACCCGTGgtttattacttaggtctccccctaagtatgagaaccccctctcactttctctcacaatcactgccacagtgattggtctCTTACACACAAGAGTATAAACGATCTCAAGATCAAACACAtatttgaagagattacaactcaactaaacaaaccaactctaagccatatgattatcaatggaggcagtagagtggtgtacaaaataacagaacaaggactcacaaaacaaaaccctaaaaacccaatccttgggtgcccaaggcacactttgcaactagggttaagcctccttaaataggctttcttctggtcttgatcttcaatgggcttgcacgaaaatagagtccataaaacagatctggaacaaatcttttaaaccagtaacaaatcttatcaaataagatttgaacaaaagataacatctttcacaatttaaaccaaatcaaatcttcttcaacagatttgattccactatattatattccagataacaaatagaagcttcttcaataaccttaacttgattatcacgaaatccatccaaagcttctagaaaaatcagccaaacacacagCAGATCCGCAGGACAAATGTtacagcacgatgttacaacatctgcttcgacatcaggttgtttttgaaaaaatgcagacaaccaaaagtaacaacagcTTTAATTTTTGTTCCTCTCACTTTTTATCCAACCAAGCTCTTTACTTTTTTCACACAATTCAGACAATTTTAACACTATAAGAATAATGCTCATTAGTGTCAACCAAAAAGACGCTAATGAGGTAAAAGTCGACGACGTTACAACCATATTATAAATTAGTATTTTCTCTTTGACTTCTAACGCCTTGTGTCATTGGATCAAGTTCATGCTGACACCCAACATCGATGGGCAAAAAGGAGTAAAACGAAGGTCAGAAAAAAGGCATTGTAGGGGAAGCTCTGAATTGATTCTTCCCAAGGCTAAAGAAAGCATTGAGTGAGCTTGCTCAGAAAATAATGTAGCGTAAACTGGACTAAAAAATAGAAAGGATGATTGAGTTATTTGGTACGTGTGGTCAGGGGTTAAGAGGTTTATTCCAACCTGCCCTCATTTTTCACATGGGAATATAAAATTTAGAAAAAGTCCTCTTGAAAAAGCTTGAACGTGTCAGGTGGACCCATAAGGAACTTCTTGTGCCTATAATCTAATATAGCACCGATATTGATCATCACACGAGCAAAGTGGGTCCCACATGTTCAGTCTTTTTTAGCGATTTTCCCATAAATCTTTCTCATTAATGACACCTTATGGGAGGAaatcaacaaacaaacaagggGTTGCTCTAAGTTAGTAAGACTTTTCTGACTACATCATTTGAAACTTGTATAGACTATCAATTTCGCTTAAAGATCTTAACtaaaatgcattgtactcttttttcctaaGCCATgcttttttatttgaattttttcatAAGATATTTAATGAAGCAATGTTTAATAACAGATGATAGAATgttgtattttttctttcactATAATTTTATCTGAATGAATTTTTCTAGTAAAGTTTAACTATACACATTCTTAAGATATAGTCATTTAAGGAGAAGTGTTATTATTAGATTGAATGTGTATCATCATATTTAATTTGATTAAGGACAAAtttgtgtatgttttgattgtATTGTGCATCCACCATTATTATTTATCTATCCCTTTACATACATAAACCCTATATTATAATTCAGATGTACTTCAATGGTTAGTTAATCAGTTATGATATATAGACCAAAAAGCATTACAAACATATCTCAAACATTACATTATAGCCCCGTTTAGAAACACAACTTGGTTTTGTGGCACAAGATGAGAATGGTGAAATTCTTGCAGCGGGTTCTCTGTATCCAACGGTGGTTTCATCATCAACAATGGCTGAAGCTCTTTGCCTCTGGGGGGCTATGGTGGTCTCTTCTTAGTTGAGATTAAGGCGCGTCTAATTTGAGACAGATTCTTTGCAGCTGTATGAGGATTGGACGGTCTGTTTTGTTTTCAGTTATTCATGATTGTATGAGTTTTTTGGGTTTATTTGACTTTGTTGATTTATCCTTTGTCCGTAGACAAAGAAATAATTGTGCTGATTATATGGCTCGGAATGCCTCTACTCTTTCTAATGTGATATGGGTAGAGGAGGGTCCTTCAGGTTTGTATAGCCTGTTACAGGCGGATCTTTTAACTTACATGCCGACTTTGATTTAATTTAAAAGTTGctacgttaaaaaaaaaggttcGAGTTCCTTGATGGTCAACTAAACATTTTTCGTTGTTAACATACATTCTTTCTGTCTTATTTCTCCTCTCTCTCTAATTGCTTACTCCCACtaacaaagtttttttttgaaatgcacTAACAAAGTTAACATCAACATTGTATATAATTGAACttcttaaatatttaatttgggGTTTAATCTCTTCAAGATATAACACAAagaatatgtatatatatttatacataAAGAGTTAGGTAATTGCTAAAAGCATCCCTGACATCTAATTCCACCCCAATTTTTCCACGCACTTATAAGTGCTTAGTGTGTAATTTACACACCTAAAAGGTGGGGGTAGAATTAGATGTCACATGTGCCTTTAACAATTACCAAAAAATTATTGGGAGACACCAAAGTAAATTCAGCTAAACATCTCTTGAAGTTGAAGTTTATAACAATCATTTTTGGTTTTCAGATAAGGTGAAAAATTTCAGAGTAGGCGACTGACTACTACACAGGCATGAGCACCCTCACTCTCTCTTCCGCTTCACCGGTAATCCTCCGATTACTCTCTCTTTGTATCCCTTCAAAATACGCAGAATCACTTCAACTGTATAACTGTACAATTTCCCTCCTTAAACTTTCTTTCAAGTATTCATTTCTTTCACTGAACTTGTGCTTTGTGACTTCATTTTTCTGCAGAAGATAGAGTTAAGAGGTGGTGGAAATTCATGGAGCCAGAGGCTTTCTGTTAACTCGATGGTacaagaattttgaaaataacttgaacttgaacttgtttaTGCATTTGTTTGTCCCTTCCTCCTGAACTGAACTTGTTTATGCATTTGTTTTACTTTTGTAAGATGATGCCCCAAATGCGAAAAGAGGTTCGTGGACGACAAATCTGGAGGCGAAGGAAATTGGTACCCTTTGCACtcatcttgtttttttttcttcttttttacaATCGGGGTGTTTGGGGTTTTCTGTGTTTATGCTTGCCTGTTACCTGTTTGACTAAATTCCCCAATGAAATATAAGTGCTTGCATTGAGCCATTGAGTAAAAGTGTTTGCTTTGTTGTTGTATATACCTGTTACCCAGTTGGGGAAGTTTACTGGCATAATCAGATTACTTATACTCTGTAAACGTTTTTTTTAAGATGTTAATGTTAATTGCTGGACTCGTGTTTTGCAAACTGATGAGGAATGCTAATAGCACACCTGGGTGACGTTCATGTTCTCCTACTAGTGCTAAGTAGTGGCTAAGTTGTAACATGTTTTTAGTGGATGTTGCTAGCTAGCTTGACGGGTTAAGATTTCAGCTGGAAGGTTTTTGTTGTTTCAAATGTAACCTGATGAACCGGGAAGTCGTATTTCCCTATGAAACACTGACCCATGGTTtttcatttcttggaaaagaagGTTTTTATAAGAAATATAAACTTAGTGGAGGTTAAAGAGAGATATATTGTGCTATCAGACTATTTATTGGGTTATAGGTTTTAAAAGTAGACTGGAATTATGAAACAAAATTAGCAATCTGGAGTTTTATCTTCTGCACATGATAGTTTCATGTCATTCCAAGTAAACATGCTATCACATTTTGATGTGATGCTGCAAGGAGAACACTGGAACTTAAAACAATGAAGATGGTaagggaaaagaaaacaaaacaaggTTGCTTCTCATGGCATGTATGTTAACATTTTGCTCCCAAGTTAGCTCTCATGCACATGAAGATTCTGCATGCTTATCTTTCTCCTTTTCTAATTAATTTAACAATATTAATTGTTGCAGTATGAATACATAATGGTTGTGCTGGTGAATAATAGTATCCATTACTCATGCTATTGGCGCAGCCTCTTCTAATATCATGTGTGATTAGCCTGAATGTTAAGCAAAAGTTTATTTTGTTCACAGACGAAAAAGGATCCATATCTTCCCGAAAAAATTGAGCGTGTTCCTTTCCTTGAGGAGCAGGTGAGGATGATAAAGGAACAAGGAACGATCTTGCAACTGGACATAGAGAGGCTACTGCTATCCGAAGATAACAGGTATGATTTCGTGAATGAGATAGCTGCTGAGGCCAACTCTTATGTTGAGAACAATATGGATGAGTATGGAGATGAGAAGAAGGCCATTCTTCATGTTTTGAGCAACCGAATGAATGATGCTGGAATTTACCGACCAGAGGCATATGCTGTGCCTGATCCCTTCAAGCCTGGGCCTCATTATTTGAGAGAAGAATATAGATAAAATGTTATGCTATGACAAAATCAAAAGAAGATGAAATTATTATGCTGTGATTGTAAACTAGAGAtaagaatatatattttttcttcacaTTTCATAATTGATGTCCGTCTTAATTTGCTGCTGTTGTTTTTATGCATGCAAAGCTATGTTCAAactggaaaataaaataaatgtaacTGGCACTTAGTTTTCCAATCAATATTTGCTGGGTGGGACTATGGGAGTCAATGACTCTGAAATCGGGTTTGCATTTCCAAGGGACAAGAAattggttttaatttttaacttcCAACAAACTGGTCATAAGAGAAGATGATGAGGGGGAAGAAAAGTTAAACGAAGGGTATATttgagtttttaaaaacagataGGGGTGTGATTTGGGTGATGGAGATGTACTTAACAACACCGAATGAGATTATTTTAGAAAGTAAAGGATTAAAATATTTCACTAGAATTAAATATTGATAATTTTAGAATAGCTATAAACATTATTTTTTTGTGAAAGAACCTATATAAACATAATTTACACTAAAGATTAATTTGGTAACTGAGCCATAGTTTACTTCACGTAAAAGCATGTGGAAAGCTAATGTCATGTGGTGGTCATCCTTCCCACAGGCTGTGGCCTGCAACAACGAATGATCTAGTATACACTACTGGATTAGGAGTTGGAATATTTTTTGTCCTGGACAAGCTGGTGAGACAGGGGTGTGGGTTGGTGAGAGGAAGATAGGCGCAGTTGGTGTTCAGATATCTAATGAAATCACTTCTCATGGGATGGCATTTAACATGATCCTGATTTGAGCgggtgggaagaagaagaaggggggAGATGCTCTTATAAGTGTTACCCAATAATGATATTGCCAACAATCATATTCTCGAGAATATGATTTCTGGGAATGTGTTTCTCGaccttctaagttctaacaaaCGCCCCCAAAGTGCTTAACTTATCCTACTCTTATTATATTCTCATAAGTGGTGTGAAAAGGTTAAGAACTAGAGAGATTGAGAGAATAACAAGATACGAAGAATCATGGGACAATGGGAGATACTCACAGGACAAAACCATGACGTTATTTGACGAAAGTGCTGCGGTGATATTCAAACACATACACTCCTGTTTCTTTCTAGTGATTTGGCTTTGCACTTTCACATACGATGACGAGGTGCTAACCTGAATGCTCAATTTCTGTCACTCTGTCTTTTCTTTATCTCCacttgcattgcatgcactgttcatcaattcttcttcttttctattCATTTCGGATTCGTGTGTGTTTGGTGGGTTTCTTGAATTCTTTCTGGGTTTCACTCTGCATTTTCCGATATTAAATATTCAAGCCAAATTGGCcaaatttggaattctgttTCTGAGTTTGTAGCTGCAATTATGGATTCATTTATCTTAAGAAGCCTACAGATTGATTTTTGCAGGTAACTGAGCCTTTGAAGTTAACAAAGAAAAAGAACCGGCGAATCGGAAATCTGCATTAGTACTATGGCAGAAGAAGATGACATATATACACAAGATGGGACCATTGATATCAAACGAAAGCCAGCCAACAAGAAAAAGACCGGAAATTGGAAAGCTTGCTGTGGTTTATTCTTGGTATGATGGGATTGTCTTTATTTTTTCTGTTTCTTAGAAAGTACAAGTTATGTTGTGTAAACTTCTATGATGAATCTGAAATCTAGTATATATATCTTTTTATTAGAGAGTTTGAAGATCCTAAGATGCTGAATTATATGCATTTATGGCAGGAAATGAATGTTGTGAAAGATTGGCATACTATGGTATGAGTACAAACCTGGTGAACTATCTTGAGGATCGTTTCAACCAGGGAAATGCAACTGCTGCTAAAAGTGTCACAACCTGGTCTGGCACATGCTACATCACACCATTGCTTGGAGCATTTTTAGCTGATTCATACTTGGGAAGATACTGGACAATTGCCAGTTTCTCAACTATCTATGTCATTGTAAGTTTAAGTATAAATTTTTCTTGTTTAGTTTTTACCACTTTatattacttttttatttttattttgatgaaTGTCAAGCCAACTGAATTGCAAAATATATGTTCAGTTTCATTACGTTTTGAGAAAGAAATGATACTTATTTTCTTCTATTAATcttcattttttgtttaaacACCATTCATTATTCCATTTGAAATTTTCAAGTAGTTTTAACTTTTGTTATATTTGAACTTGTGTTGGGATCGGAATGAGACGAGGCAAATTGGCTCTCTATTTGGCTTCACATATAATCAGAGCACTCTCTGATATGTCTCACTGACACTTTGGTGCTGGCACCGTTTCTAGCTCATGGAGCTCAGCTCATTGTCTGAACCACGTTAAATCTTGGTCTCTTTTATGTTCCTCGTCTCGTTCCAATCCCAACAACTTGAATTTCATAAGCTTTTATGAGGAATAAAAGGATAAACAACAAGTAATTATCATAGTGGCTTCTGAATTTCAAAAGCTTTTATTTACTCTGCAGGGAATGGTACTTCTAACATTTTCAGCTTCTGCACCTGGATTAAAGCCAATGTGTGATGCTAATGGCTGCCATCCAACATCAGCACAAACTGCAGCTTGCTTTATAGCGCTCCATTTGATTGCTCTTGGAACTGGCGGTATCAAACCATGTGTCTCATCTTTTGATGCGGACCAATTTGATGAAGCAGatgagaaagaaaggaaaagcaaGAGCTCTTTCTTCAACTGGTTTTACTTCTCAATTAACATTGGTGCGCTCGTTGCTTCATCAGTATTGGTTTGGATACAGATGAATGTGGGATGGCGATGGGGTTTTGGAGTTCCTACTGTTGCAATGGTCATTGCAATTGTGTTTTTCTTTATCGGTAGCCGGCTCTACAGGCTTCAAATACCCGGAGGAAGCCCCCTTACAAGGATTTGTCAAGTCATAGTTGCAGCATGTAGGAAGTTTAATGTTCAAGTGCCAGAGGACAAGTCTCTTCTTCATGAAACTATTGATGTAGAGTCCGTCATCAAAGGGAGCCGCAAGCTTGATCACACAAACAACTTAAAGTGAGTAAGAGTTATTCAAGGCAACTTCACATCTGCTAGTATAATTTAACATGAGTCATGAAAATGAAATCTCTTTTTTTCTGTTCTTGAAGGGTTACTTTTTTTTAAGACAATGAATTTTATTGATAATATATAGTAAGACAACTGAGTACAGCCCAATCAGATAAGCAGAAAGAAAACACAGCAATTATTCCATTGTTGTTACAGCCCATAAGTCATTTGTTCTACTATCTTAATTGTAAAAGTGTTGGATAGAGATATCTATAGTCAACAAGTAGTACTTTTTAGTGATGATTTCATTATAGGATATTCAACTACTAATGAATATAAAGGATCAAGCGTTAATAGGAGATATAACACTTCTAATGGAGATATAACACTTCTAATTGCCTAATCTGGTCTGCATCCTTAATTTAATTTAGAGTGGATTAGTCAATTTGGTTGTTTAAAGATATAGGGTTGATGAGGAAATGTCAAGGATTTCCAtccttaattttatattttgctttcgaaaaaaaaaaagatatagggCTGGTCAACTTTGAATTAGTCAATTTGGTTGTTAAAAGATATAGGGTTGGTCAACTTAGTCCCTGAATGATGGAAATAGACAAAATAGTCCCTGAAAGATGGAAAACGGTCAATTTAGTCATTGGAAGAAGAAAATCACAATCAGTATAATACTTGAAAGATGAAAAATGTGATTCATTTTTTTTCCCagaaggactaaattgaaaatgttttcatcAGGTGCTATTATGCTTATTTTCATAGTAGGGGATGAAAGTGACCGACCCAATGTCCTCATGGGTCCGAATTGATAAATGTCattttgatttatattgtgTCTTTTCTGATTactgtcaaacaaccacttatcccaaaagcttaagctgttgggtaagagATTTCCCTGCAGGAAGAGAACATGCtcccactttaatggttttatattatatctaACAATTACGAAAGCGCGGATTCCATCCAGGTGTTTGGATAAGGCAGCAGTAGAGACTCAATCTGACCGCATGAAAGACATGCCTAATCCTTGGGGGCTCTGCACAGTTACACAAGTTGAGGAACTCAAATCCATAGTTCATTTTCTTCCAGTTTGGGCATCACTGATTGCCTTCGCAACTGTATACAGTCAAATGAACACAATGTTTGTTCTACAAGGTAACACAATGGATCAACACATTGGACCTCACTTCAAAATCCCCTCAGCATCGCTCTCCCTTTTCGACACACTAAGTGTTATATTCTGGACTCCAGTCTATGACCGCATCATTGTCCCGTTTGCAAGGAGGTTCACCGGCCATGAGCAAGGATTCACACAGCTCCAAAGAATGGGAATCGGCCTCGTCATCTCCATAGTTTCCATGGTTATTGCTGGAATCTTAGAGGTTGTTCGCCTCGACATGGTTCGGAGAAACAACTACTATGATCTTGAGATCATTCCCATGTCAATTTTCTGGCAAGTACCTCAGTATTTTCTTGTTGGGTGTGCAGAGATTTTTACCAACATTGGCCAGCTTGAATTATTTTATGGTCAGGCACCTGATGCTATGAGAAGTTTGTGTGTGGCTCTCTCACTCACAACTAATGCCATAGGAAATTACATAAGCACTCTGCTCGTTACCATTGTGACAAAAGTTACCACAAGGGATGGAAAACTTGGTTGGATTCCAGATAACCTGAATAGAGGCCATCTTGACTATTTCTATTGGCTCTTGTCCATTCTCAGCCTTCTAAACTTCCACGTGTTTCTCTGGATTGCAAAGAGGTATAGGTACAAGAAAGTGGCATGAAATACTCATTGAGATAGTAGCTCAAGTGTTTCATAGCTATATTTGTTTAAGAGTTCTTTTAGTTAGTTTTTATCTTGTTGTTTGCATCATTATCTGTATATATATTTGGCAGTTGTTTGGATGGGTAGATAAACAGGAAAATAGGCTTGGA
This is a stretch of genomic DNA from Lotus japonicus ecotype B-129 chromosome 1, LjGifu_v1.2. It encodes these proteins:
- the LOC130744246 gene encoding protein PLASTID TRANSCRIPTIONALLY ACTIVE 7; translation: MSTLTLSSASPKIELRGGGNSWSQRLSVNSMMMPQMRKEVRGRQIWRRRKLTKKDPYLPEKIERVPFLEEQVRMIKEQGTILQLDIERLLLSEDNRYDFVNEIAAEANSYVENNMDEYGDEKKAILHVLSNRMNDAGIYRPEAYAVPDPFKPGPHYLREEYR
- the LOC130731998 gene encoding protein NRT1/ PTR FAMILY 8.1-like; the encoded protein is MAEEDDIYTQDGTIDIKRKPANKKKTGNWKACYAELYAFMAGNECCERLAYYGMSTNLVNYLEDRFNQGNATAAKSVTTWSGTCYITPLLGAFLADSYLGRYWTIASFSTIYVIGMVLLTFSASAPGLKPMCDANGCHPTSAQTAACFIALHLIALGTGGIKPCVSSFDADQFDEADEKERKSKSSFFNWFYFSINIGALVASSVLVWIQMNVGWRWGFGVPTVAMVIAIVFFFIGSRLYRLQIPGGSPLTRICQVIVAACRKFNVQVPEDKSLLHETIDVESVIKGSRKLDHTNNLKCLDKAAVETQSDRMKDMPNPWGLCTVTQVEELKSIVHFLPVWASLIAFATVYSQMNTMFVLQGNTMDQHIGPHFKIPSASLSLFDTLSVIFWTPVYDRIIVPFARRFTGHEQGFTQLQRMGIGLVISIVSMVIAGILEVVRLDMVRRNNYYDLEIIPMSIFWQVPQYFLVGCAEIFTNIGQLELFYGQAPDAMRSLCVALSLTTNAIGNYISTLLVTIVTKVTTRDGKLGWIPDNLNRGHLDYFYWLLSILSLLNFHVFLWIAKRYRYKKVA